From the genome of Scytonema hofmannii PCC 7110, one region includes:
- a CDS encoding C40 family peptidase, with protein MSSNIESKIQNLAVSEYQCLTDLNIYDSPNCDRLATQAAVGRHLYLTSDHQNVETRHGASPEHGASLQVRLCEDDYPGWLLLSDLDLLQPCTVPYKARSFSAAEIKNLLPDVIAFTHKTMEQPNYYLWGGTVGPNYDCSGLMQAAFASVGIPIPRDAYQQEAFTQPISLTELQPGDLIFFGTSQKATHVGLYLGDCNYIHSSGKNQGRNGIAIDRLSEQGDEVSRSYYQQLRGAGRVVKSYEPQKR; from the coding sequence ATGTCCTCTAATATAGAATCCAAAATCCAAAATTTAGCAGTAAGCGAGTATCAATGTTTAACCGATCTAAACATATATGATTCTCCTAATTGCGATCGCTTAGCAACACAAGCTGCTGTGGGACGGCATTTATACTTAACATCAGACCATCAAAATGTAGAGACGCGCCATGGCGCGTCTCCAGAACATGGCGCGTCTCTACAAGTACGTCTTTGCGAAGATGATTATCCAGGATGGCTGTTACTCTCAGATTTAGATTTGTTACAACCATGCACTGTACCCTATAAAGCTCGATCGTTTTCCGCAGCCGAGATTAAAAATCTTTTACCAGATGTCATTGCCTTTACTCACAAAACTATGGAACAGCCGAACTATTATCTTTGGGGAGGTACGGTAGGACCAAATTATGATTGTTCGGGATTGATGCAAGCAGCATTTGCTTCTGTAGGGATTCCCATACCCAGAGATGCCTATCAGCAGGAAGCTTTCACCCAACCCATTTCTCTGACAGAATTACAACCAGGTGACCTCATCTTCTTCGGAACTTCCCAAAAAGCAACTCATGTGGGACTCTATTTAGGAGATTGTAATTATATCCATAGCTCTGGAAAAAATCAAGGGCGCAATGGAATTGCGATTGACCGTCTCTCGGAACAAGGTGATGAGGTTAGTCGGTCATATTACCAGCAACTGCGCGGTGCTGGAAGAGTGGTAAAAAGTTACGAACCACAGAAACGCTAG
- a CDS encoding serine hydrolase, with product MSFFNKDEQLENLGNGILEATWGAFPNLARNQIALTWIVYDPPVLVNTGGALTPDAFWSHPVRGFTYRGVERIYPASVVKVFYLVAVNEWLEKGMTFTSKELERAMRDMIVDSSNDATSLVVDILSGTTSGPELPIGPFDTWKQQRNIVNRYFQSFGWPDMETINVCQKTWCDGPYGRERAFVGELLENRNMLTTNATARLLHSIVGGVAVSSARSQAMMALLKRSLKPEDLPKDVEEDQVTGFLGGGLPQNAQIWSKAGWTSQVRHDAAYIEVPDRSPYLLVVFTEGKANAKSRQILPFISQQIVQAM from the coding sequence ATGAGTTTTTTCAATAAGGACGAACAACTGGAAAATCTTGGAAATGGAATTTTAGAGGCAACTTGGGGAGCGTTTCCGAATTTAGCTCGTAACCAAATTGCTTTGACTTGGATTGTCTACGATCCTCCCGTACTGGTTAACACTGGTGGTGCTTTAACTCCAGATGCTTTTTGGAGTCATCCAGTTCGCGGTTTTACATATCGTGGTGTCGAACGCATTTACCCTGCAAGTGTGGTGAAGGTGTTTTACCTGGTAGCAGTTAACGAATGGTTGGAAAAAGGCATGACTTTCACCTCTAAGGAGTTGGAAAGAGCCATGCGCGATATGATTGTTGATTCTAGCAATGATGCTACCAGTTTAGTTGTAGATATATTAAGTGGAACGACTTCGGGACCGGAATTGCCCATCGGACCGTTTGACACTTGGAAGCAGCAGCGCAACATTGTGAATCGGTATTTTCAATCTTTTGGTTGGCCAGATATGGAAACAATCAATGTTTGCCAAAAAACTTGGTGTGATGGTCCTTACGGGCGAGAACGAGCATTTGTGGGTGAGTTACTGGAAAACCGAAATATGCTGACAACAAATGCTACTGCTAGGTTGTTACATAGTATTGTAGGTGGAGTGGCAGTGTCGAGTGCGCGATCGCAAGCCATGATGGCTTTGTTGAAACGCAGCCTCAAACCGGAGGACTTACCAAAAGATGTAGAAGAAGACCAAGTGACGGGATTTTTAGGTGGTGGACTTCCTCAAAACGCTCAAATTTGGTCAAAAGCCGGTTGGACGAGTCAAGTTCGTCATGATGCAGCGTATATAGAAGTACCAGACCGGAGTCCCTACCTTTTAGTTGTATTTACTGAGGGCAAAGCCAACGCAAAAAGTCGGCAAATTTTACCCTTCATATCCCAACAAATCGTGCAAGCAATGTAG
- a CDS encoding DUF4262 domain-containing protein: MKDYVALLNDILKNVEGEPGWKVMGIAGDKENPGFAYTIGLYHNYKHPEIILFGLPIETALTLLNDVGDRVKGGEVIQPNVTYTDLVQKYPVIFKAIPNNDSDTREDLLGIAVRFYGHVSFPVLQFIWTDSKGKFPWESDCEMKTKLCQPLAWTE, translated from the coding sequence ATGAAAGACTATGTTGCTTTATTAAACGACATTCTCAAGAATGTGGAAGGAGAACCGGGCTGGAAAGTCATGGGTATAGCTGGCGACAAAGAAAATCCCGGCTTTGCCTACACGATAGGTTTATATCACAACTACAAGCATCCAGAGATTATTTTGTTTGGACTCCCTATTGAGACTGCTTTGACCCTACTCAACGACGTGGGCGATCGGGTAAAAGGAGGTGAGGTGATTCAGCCCAACGTTACCTACACAGATTTAGTCCAAAAGTATCCCGTCATCTTCAAAGCTATTCCAAACAATGACAGCGATACTAGAGAGGATCTCCTTGGTATAGCTGTCAGATTCTACGGTCATGTTAGTTTCCCAGTGCTTCAATTTATCTGGACTGACTCTAAAGGTAAATTCCCTTGGGAAAGCGATTGTGAAATGAAAACCAAACTCTGTCAACCTTTAGCATGGACAGAATAA
- a CDS encoding glycosyltransferase family 2 protein yields the protein MRSGLVNGFAGYNEATASIVPDVSIVVPVHDEVESLPYLLEAIASTLTATELSYEIICVDDGSSDGSAQYLKEQAQIRTDLKAVILRRNYGQTAAMSAGFNYALGKAIVTLDADLQNDPADIPVLLAKLEEGYDLVSGWRKNRQDAALKRLLPSKIANWIIRRVTSVNVHDYGCSLKAYRAELVADMNLYGELHRFLPALAYIEGARITELPVRHHARRFGRSKYGLSRTFRVLMDLLTIYFMKKFLTRPMHVFGLLGLISMILGGAIGIYLTVIKIALQVDIGNRPLLILAVLLLVTGVQLFCFGLLAELLMRTYHESQGRPIYRVREVVAKSIK from the coding sequence ATGAGGAGTGGACTGGTTAATGGATTTGCTGGGTACAATGAAGCAACGGCGTCAATTGTTCCAGATGTTTCGATAGTGGTGCCAGTGCATGATGAAGTAGAAAGCTTGCCATATTTACTAGAGGCGATCGCATCTACTTTAACTGCTACTGAATTAAGTTATGAAATTATCTGCGTGGATGATGGTTCATCTGATGGTTCGGCGCAATATCTGAAAGAACAAGCGCAAATCCGTACCGATCTTAAAGCAGTCATTTTACGTCGCAATTACGGTCAAACAGCCGCAATGTCAGCAGGGTTTAATTACGCACTGGGAAAAGCAATTGTCACTTTAGATGCCGATTTGCAAAATGACCCTGCGGATATACCCGTGTTGCTAGCAAAGTTAGAAGAAGGCTACGATTTGGTCAGTGGTTGGCGGAAAAATCGGCAAGATGCAGCCCTGAAACGATTACTTCCTTCCAAAATTGCTAACTGGATCATTCGACGCGTCACAAGTGTCAACGTTCATGATTATGGTTGTTCGCTCAAAGCCTATCGTGCAGAACTTGTGGCGGATATGAACCTTTATGGAGAATTACACAGATTTCTTCCGGCTTTGGCTTACATTGAAGGCGCAAGAATTACAGAATTACCCGTTCGCCATCACGCCCGTCGCTTTGGTCGCAGTAAGTACGGGCTATCGAGAACTTTCCGAGTGTTGATGGACTTGTTAACTATCTATTTTATGAAAAAGTTCCTGACCCGTCCAATGCACGTTTTTGGTTTGTTAGGTCTAATTTCAATGATTTTAGGTGGAGCGATAGGAATTTACTTGACTGTTATCAAAATTGCCCTCCAAGTAGATATTGGGAATCGCCCTCTGTTAATTCTGGCAGTGCTGTTGCTTGTGACTGGAGTACAGTTATTTTGTTTTGGTCTCTTGGCAGAGTTGCTGATGCGTACTTACCACGAATCTCAAGGACGCCCTATCTATCGCGTGCGTGAGGTTGTCGCAAAAAGTATAAAATAA